The following are encoded together in the Bicyclus anynana chromosome 2, ilBicAnyn1.1, whole genome shotgun sequence genome:
- the LOC112051540 gene encoding zinc finger protein PLAGL1-like produces the protein MASQPPNPSEGAAGGSEFPEEAGGQRAAAPQKRFIAPPASQLPTKLEFVARGGSGRSVKHTFRTVKFARRVPTLPPKRPEPGDAAPGPSAPGPSAPAERRPRRERGKRHVCATCDKRFSSPGKLNQHVLSHTGELPFACDLCDKGFNSKFKLVRHSLIHSKARAFACTVCGKTFNRKDHLTNHVRVHNPVKKLYTCERPDCRKSYTSLLSYRKHAALHSAEEGNLQCKICNEVFSTKQDIVNHLKVHTGSRTPKSETDKKFTCDHCDRKFFTAKDVRRHLVVHTGRRDFLCPYCPQKFGRKDHLVRHVKNAHPDESLKSAVVGTSRDPLPEASSFEETYSEFSLESADFDLWKSPKRELQDVQEDVPDSDIIVEIPDIKLEPIEIKIEAPPSPTCEIIEYPVVYMVSPPYPPTPSDLPYITTQPISNPLNVHLLNPGNVQSILIDPGEGPSGLSSQMLGLLEESEPTFSGEEARVQQRLPAFTQAFQTAQSPKPPPQPPPPH, from the coding sequence ATGGCCAGTCAACCACCGAACCCTAGTGAAGGCGCGGCGGGTGGGTCCGAGTTCCCGGAGGAGGCGGGCGGGCAACGCGCGGCCGCCCCGCAGAAGAGGTTCATAGCGCCGCCCGCGTCGCAGCTGCCCACGAAGCTGGAGTTCGTGGCGCGCGGCGGCTCTGGGCGCAGCGTCAAGCACACGTTCCGCACCGTGAAGTTCGCGCGGCGCGTGCCCACCCTGCCGCCCAAGCGGCCCGAGCCGGGCGACGCGGCGCCGGGGCCCAGCGCGCCGGGGCCCAGCGCGCCCGCCgagcgccgcccgcgccgcgagCGCGGCAAGCGCCACGTCTGCGCCACCTGCGACAAGCGCTTCTCCAGCCCCGGCAAGCTCAACCAGCACGTGCTGTCGCACACGGGCGAGCTGCCCTTCGCCTGCGACCTGTGCGACAAGGGCTTCAACTCCAAGTTCAAGCTGGTGCGCCACAGCCTCATACACAGCAAGGCGCGTGCCTTTGCTTGTACCGTCTGCGGTAAGACTTTTAATCGTAAAGATCATCTCACTAATCACGTAAGGGTGCACAATCCTGTCAAAAAACTCTATACGTGCGAGCGGCCTGACTGTAGGAAATCTTACACCTCCCTCTTGAGCTATCGCAAACATGCAGCTTTACATTCAGCGGAGGAAGGAAACTTACAGTGTAAGATTTGTAATGAGGTGTTTTCCACAAAACAGGATATTGTAAATCACCTCAAAGTACATACAGGTAGTCGCACACCTAAAAGTGAGACTGATAAGAAATTTACCTGTGATCATTGTGACCGAAAATTTTTCACAGCTAAGGATGTACGACGGCACTTGGTTGTTCACACTGGTAGGCGAGATTTCCTATGTCCGTACTGTCCCCAAAAATTTGGACGAAAAGATCATTTAGTCAGACATGTTAAAAATGCCCATCCAGATGAATCTTTAAAATCGGCAGTAGTGGGCACTTCGAGAGATCCACTGCCGGAAGCATCTTCATTTGAAGAAACTTACTCTGAATTTTCTTTAGAAAGTGCAGATTTTGATCTTTGGAAAAGTCCAAAACGAGAACTTCAAGACGTTCAGGAAGACGTGCCTGATTCTGATATAATAGTCGAAATACCAGATATAAAACTGGAGCCCatagaaattaaaatagaagCTCCACCTTCACCTACCTGTGAAATCATCGAGTACCCAGTTGTATATATGGTTTCTCCCCCATATCCACCGACGCCATCCGACTTGCCTTACATTACAACACAGCCCATATCAAATCCACTAAATGTGCATTTGCTGAATCCGGGCAATGTGCAGTCTATCCTAATAGATCCAGGGGAAGGCCCGTCGGGGCTGTCGAGTCAGATGCTGGGGCTGTTAGAGGAGAGCGAGCCCACGTTCTCGGGCGAGGAGGCGCGCGTGCAGCAGCGGTTGCCGGCTTTCACACAGGCCTTCCAGACGGCGCAGAGTCCAAAGCCGCCTCCTCAGCCACCGCCGCCGCACTAG